The proteins below are encoded in one region of Rhizobium sp. ZPR4:
- a CDS encoding alpha-D-ribose 1-methylphosphonate 5-triphosphate diphosphatase codes for MDGNIEISDGMLSAPHPVPHERADVFDCEGDFLLPGLIDIHTDNIEHYAHPRPGVRWPSMLAAVLAHDWQLLGSGITTVLDALSLGDYDSGGNRAAMLNEVIPKMIQARAAGLLKADHYFHFRCELSDPVLPDMVERHLDNPDIKLVSIMDHTPGQRQWHNLELYREFRRKKNARVWNEDEFTAYIVEKQEYQRQHVPNRRATIGELCRSRGIIMASHDDTTAADAEESSAEGIKISEFPTTIEAARRSRELNMKVVMGAPNIVLGGSHSGNVSAIELAHLGLLDVLTSDYVPGSLLQAIFSMASKGFDLSEAVAMVTKNPADLLGFNDRGHISPGLKADLIRVRLIDGVPIIRNIWVAGRQYL; via the coding sequence ATGGACGGGAATATAGAGATCAGTGACGGCATGCTTTCCGCACCTCATCCGGTGCCTCACGAGCGCGCTGATGTCTTTGACTGCGAGGGCGACTTCTTGTTGCCAGGCCTAATCGACATACACACTGACAATATAGAACACTACGCTCACCCTCGACCGGGCGTGCGTTGGCCATCTATGCTAGCGGCTGTTCTGGCTCATGATTGGCAGCTCTTGGGCAGCGGCATTACCACCGTCCTTGATGCGCTTTCGCTCGGAGACTACGACAGTGGCGGCAATCGAGCTGCCATGCTGAACGAGGTCATCCCCAAGATGATCCAAGCACGTGCGGCAGGCCTCTTAAAGGCTGATCATTATTTTCACTTCAGATGCGAACTTTCCGATCCGGTGTTGCCCGATATGGTGGAGCGCCATTTGGACAATCCTGACATCAAGCTTGTCAGCATCATGGACCATACGCCGGGGCAGCGGCAATGGCATAATCTAGAACTCTACCGCGAGTTTCGGCGAAAAAAGAATGCGCGGGTGTGGAACGAAGATGAATTTACCGCCTACATCGTAGAAAAGCAGGAATACCAGAGACAGCATGTCCCAAATCGAAGGGCAACGATCGGCGAGCTTTGCAGGAGTCGGGGCATCATTATGGCCAGCCATGATGACACGACAGCAGCAGATGCTGAAGAGTCGTCCGCAGAAGGCATAAAGATCTCAGAATTTCCAACAACAATCGAAGCGGCGCGGCGCTCACGCGAGCTTAACATGAAGGTCGTGATGGGTGCTCCGAATATCGTCCTCGGAGGCTCGCATTCGGGCAATGTCAGCGCAATCGAACTCGCACATCTCGGCCTCCTGGACGTCTTGACCTCGGACTACGTTCCCGGCAGCTTGCTACAGGCCATCTTTTCGATGGCCAGCAAGGGCTTCGATCTTTCCGAAGCCGTCGCAATGGTTACAAAGAATCCTGCTGACCTGCTCGGCTTCAACGATCGCGGCCATATCTCGCCGGGATTAAAAGCCGATCTCATCAGAGTCCGGCTGATCGACGGCGTCCCGATCATCCGGAATATCTGGGTAGCCGGCCGGCAGTATTTGTAG
- a CDS encoding DeoR/GlpR family DNA-binding transcription regulator — MTITGTRKNRSAKQATILGASRRQSILSLIDRGETIVVSDFAKRFDVSLETIRRDIRALEHDGRLRRVHGGATPVRMFDLTARKPIDDRLELDRAKKRQTAKAAMALFADDMNVYLGASSTMLMVAEELAKTGKNLTITTDMIDIAVVAAASGRCIVTLLGGIVSPKYRTVGGYEVLAALEGRLFDLCVLGATGASPVDGILAPTKSHAVLADMLVSRSHQVAIVLDSTKFERRDAHVIMTLDQVDYLSTDQLPPPEMAAALAENGVTVLLPTDHEISPEDERTITEAKNK, encoded by the coding sequence ATGACGATAACGGGCACTCGTAAAAACCGCTCTGCGAAGCAGGCGACCATATTGGGAGCTTCACGTCGGCAAAGCATCCTTTCGCTTATCGATAGAGGCGAGACTATCGTCGTTAGCGATTTTGCAAAGCGCTTCGACGTCTCACTGGAAACGATTCGCCGCGACATACGCGCTCTGGAACATGATGGGCGGCTCCGACGCGTGCACGGCGGGGCCACCCCGGTTCGAATGTTCGATCTTACAGCGCGGAAACCGATCGATGATCGCCTGGAACTGGACCGGGCAAAAAAGCGTCAAACCGCGAAGGCGGCAATGGCGCTGTTTGCGGACGATATGAACGTCTATTTGGGCGCAAGCTCCACAATGCTTATGGTTGCGGAAGAACTTGCCAAAACGGGCAAAAATCTAACGATTACGACTGACATGATCGATATCGCCGTTGTTGCCGCTGCCTCCGGCCGTTGCATCGTCACCTTGCTCGGCGGGATTGTGAGCCCCAAATATCGGACAGTCGGCGGTTATGAAGTATTGGCGGCCCTCGAAGGTCGTCTATTCGATCTGTGCGTGCTCGGCGCGACCGGCGCGAGCCCGGTCGACGGTATCCTCGCGCCGACCAAATCCCATGCCGTTCTTGCGGATATGCTGGTTTCCAGATCACATCAGGTCGCCATTGTATTGGACAGCACAAAGTTCGAGCGCAGAGATGCGCACGTCATCATGACATTGGATCAAGTCGACTATTTGTCTACCGATCAATTGCCGCCGCCTGAGATGGCCGCCGCATTAGCTGAGAACGGCGTTACCGTCCTCTTACCGACGGACCATGAAATCTCTCCGGAAGATGAGCGAACGATAACCGAGGCCAAGAACAAATGA
- a CDS encoding flavin reductase family protein, whose translation MYAQPNNIGNGEAGSFQELFRKTMRRCANTVAIVAAGGGHGRVGFTATSYCCLSTTPPSIVICIGRATSAKSYFDVGSNFSINVLHSAQHALAEVFAGRNGSHGEDRFRCGHWSQGMGSVPVLSEAMFSLECEVVHLHDCRSDSIAVADVHGINLGSHVAPLIYHDAEFKLLSPHPIKMRPRAAQPTKS comes from the coding sequence ATGTATGCTCAGCCCAATAACATTGGCAACGGCGAAGCAGGAAGTTTTCAAGAGTTGTTTCGCAAGACAATGCGCCGATGCGCCAATACAGTCGCAATTGTTGCAGCCGGTGGCGGTCACGGCCGTGTCGGCTTTACGGCAACATCTTATTGCTGCCTTTCAACCACGCCTCCATCCATCGTCATCTGTATCGGACGCGCGACCTCGGCAAAATCCTATTTCGATGTCGGTTCCAACTTCTCAATCAATGTTCTGCACTCGGCTCAACATGCTCTGGCAGAGGTATTCGCGGGACGGAACGGTTCGCATGGAGAAGACCGCTTTCGTTGCGGTCATTGGTCACAAGGTATGGGGTCGGTGCCGGTGTTAAGCGAGGCGATGTTCTCGCTGGAATGCGAAGTCGTCCATCTGCATGACTGCCGTTCAGATTCGATCGCAGTCGCCGATGTGCATGGAATAAACCTCGGAAGTCACGTAGCGCCGCTGATTTATCACGATGCTGAATTCAAGCTTCTAAGCCCTCATCCGATCAAGATGCGGCCACGTGCAGCGCAACCCACAAAGTCATAG
- a CDS encoding LLM class flavin-dependent oxidoreductase, translating into MTDRAQMTLALFLNQTGHHEAGWRYPTAFVDGGANFGRYLEQAKLAEHAAFHFLFVPDSAGIRETRKSVVAHVARNDSFEPITLMSALAVTTKNVGLVATATTTYNEPYHIARKFASLDHLSNGRAGWNIVTSSNPLEALNFSHQSHPGHDDRYARAHEFLEVVTALWDSWEDNAFPRDKLSGVYADISKLHFVEHTGERFKVRGPLNIARPVQGHPVLVQAGTSTAGLEFAAKYGEVIFTAMQSPEEARNYYDRIKTIAVGFGRKRTDLVVMPGIVPIVGQSEREARERLDVLQSLTHYEVGVEMANQVLGGVVDLRDYEIDAPLPTNLVQTELMKGRQKILLQIAGERKLTIGGFIDLVSVGRGHNHIVGTATQVADRLQFMFDQGIADGFNVMPAVLPDDLSTFCCEVVPILQDRGLFRRGFVGDTLRDNLQLGRPESRFKEISNVCSAQ; encoded by the coding sequence TTGACTGATCGAGCTCAAATGACCCTCGCTTTGTTTTTAAACCAGACCGGCCACCACGAGGCCGGCTGGAGATATCCCACCGCATTTGTCGATGGCGGTGCGAACTTTGGACGCTACCTGGAGCAGGCAAAACTTGCTGAACATGCGGCGTTTCACTTCCTTTTTGTCCCGGACTCCGCCGGCATAAGGGAGACAAGGAAAAGTGTCGTCGCGCATGTGGCGCGCAACGACAGTTTCGAACCGATAACATTGATGTCCGCGCTCGCCGTGACGACTAAGAATGTCGGCCTCGTCGCAACGGCGACGACCACATATAACGAGCCCTATCATATCGCCCGAAAGTTCGCCTCGCTGGATCATCTGAGCAATGGCAGGGCTGGATGGAATATCGTGACATCATCCAATCCGCTTGAGGCGTTGAATTTCAGCCATCAATCCCATCCGGGTCATGATGACCGCTACGCGCGAGCCCACGAATTCCTCGAGGTTGTCACCGCACTGTGGGATAGTTGGGAGGACAATGCATTCCCGCGCGACAAGCTGTCCGGCGTTTACGCCGACATAAGCAAGCTTCACTTTGTCGAACATACGGGCGAACGCTTCAAAGTCCGAGGTCCGTTGAATATTGCGCGGCCTGTCCAGGGTCATCCGGTCCTCGTTCAAGCCGGGACCTCGACGGCTGGCCTCGAATTCGCGGCCAAATATGGAGAGGTGATCTTCACCGCCATGCAATCGCCTGAAGAGGCCCGAAACTATTACGATCGAATCAAGACGATTGCCGTCGGATTCGGCCGTAAACGGACCGACCTTGTCGTCATGCCTGGCATTGTTCCCATTGTCGGCCAAAGCGAGCGCGAGGCCCGAGAGCGTCTAGATGTGCTTCAATCCCTGACCCATTATGAGGTCGGCGTCGAAATGGCAAATCAGGTTCTGGGCGGAGTGGTGGACTTGCGCGACTATGAAATCGACGCGCCGCTGCCGACAAATCTGGTTCAAACCGAATTGATGAAGGGCAGACAGAAAATCTTGCTTCAGATCGCCGGCGAGAGGAAGCTTACGATCGGCGGCTTCATCGACCTCGTTTCAGTTGGACGTGGGCACAACCATATCGTCGGAACGGCAACTCAAGTCGCGGACCGCCTCCAGTTCATGTTCGATCAGGGTATTGCGGACGGGTTCAACGTTATGCCGGCGGTTCTACCCGACGACCTCTCCACGTTCTGCTGCGAAGTTGTTCCAATTCTCCAAGATCGTGGCCTCTTCCGTAGAGGCTTTGTCGGCGACACGTTGCGCGACAATCTTCAACTCGGGCGCCCCGAAAGCCGATTTAAGGAGATCTCCAATGTATGCTCAGCCCAATAA
- a CDS encoding ABC transporter permease yields the protein MTNRASPTAGRKIGAISASRSFVRGHFPLPVLLAFVAILLMAFIAIGATALAPYDIASMDLRMRLIPPAFSQAGTWKHMLGTDQLGRDVLSRLMMSVRISLSIAVISTLIAATLGIVSGFAAAHFRGRVEQAILMMIDIQAALPFMIVAITILAFFGNGLTLFTLLLGLFGWERIARLSRGVAISAMEQGYSLAVFDLGASPLRVYVRHVLPNVASTLIVAMTLNLPEVILLESSLSFLGLGVQPPMPSLGSMVGLAREYLQSAPWLVLVPSLAIVLITLSISIIGDWLRDRLDVPGR from the coding sequence ATGACAAATCGGGCCTCACCCACCGCAGGCAGGAAGATCGGAGCCATCAGCGCATCAAGATCTTTTGTCCGCGGCCATTTTCCATTGCCTGTGTTGCTGGCGTTCGTCGCAATTCTGTTAATGGCGTTTATTGCGATAGGTGCGACGGCCCTCGCACCCTATGATATCGCATCGATGGACTTGCGGATGCGACTGATTCCACCCGCGTTCAGTCAAGCCGGCACTTGGAAACACATGTTGGGCACGGATCAACTCGGGCGTGACGTCCTGTCCCGCCTGATGATGTCCGTAAGAATAAGCCTATCGATCGCGGTCATTTCGACGCTGATCGCGGCAACGCTCGGTATCGTCAGCGGCTTTGCAGCAGCTCATTTTCGTGGGCGCGTCGAGCAGGCAATCCTAATGATGATCGATATCCAAGCTGCTTTGCCGTTCATGATCGTGGCGATCACAATTCTGGCGTTCTTTGGCAACGGCCTTACTCTGTTTACGCTGCTTCTCGGTCTCTTTGGCTGGGAGCGCATCGCCCGATTGTCACGGGGTGTTGCCATCTCCGCCATGGAGCAAGGCTATTCACTGGCCGTCTTCGACCTCGGCGCGTCGCCGTTGCGCGTGTATGTCAGGCATGTTTTGCCGAATGTGGCATCCACTTTGATCGTCGCAATGACCCTCAACCTACCGGAGGTGATTTTGCTTGAATCCAGCCTGTCGTTTTTAGGGCTTGGGGTGCAGCCCCCCATGCCGAGCCTGGGCAGCATGGTTGGACTAGCACGTGAGTACCTACAATCTGCACCCTGGCTCGTTCTTGTACCCAGTCTTGCGATCGTTTTGATTACATTGTCCATTTCGATCATTGGCGATTGGCTCCGTGATCGACTTGACGTGCCTGGCCGCTAA
- a CDS encoding ABC transporter permease, translated as MLDGRPAFTVVWERIPATLAIAIPALIVKMAIGVPAGTFSALRRGSWVDQLLMTSAIFGLAVPGFVVGLCLIMVFSVELGWLPSGGAGSIKHALLPVATLGLFGAATLARYTRSAVSDVLSQPYVRAAIIKGIPRRRIVLFHVLPNAAIPIITIVGLMIGSSVAGAVVIESVFSWPGVGRLLVTSVANRDLAVVQSILLFVGFSMVLANFGVDLLYGLVDPRMRRQATSGARR; from the coding sequence ATGCTCGACGGCCGGCCGGCCTTCACAGTTGTCTGGGAACGAATTCCCGCAACCCTGGCGATCGCGATTCCCGCTCTTATCGTCAAGATGGCCATTGGCGTGCCGGCGGGTACTTTTAGCGCGCTTCGGCGTGGCAGTTGGGTCGATCAGCTATTGATGACCTCAGCCATATTCGGACTTGCGGTGCCGGGTTTCGTCGTCGGCCTGTGCTTGATCATGGTGTTCTCCGTCGAGCTTGGCTGGCTGCCTTCCGGGGGAGCCGGGTCGATCAAGCACGCACTGCTACCCGTCGCGACCTTGGGGCTATTCGGCGCCGCCACGCTTGCCCGCTACACGCGATCTGCCGTGAGCGATGTTTTAAGTCAGCCATATGTCAGGGCGGCGATCATCAAAGGAATTCCGCGCCGACGGATTGTTCTCTTTCATGTCCTTCCGAACGCCGCGATCCCGATCATAACGATCGTTGGACTGATGATCGGCAGTTCGGTCGCAGGGGCTGTCGTCATCGAGAGTGTATTCTCCTGGCCTGGCGTCGGCCGATTGCTGGTGACCTCGGTCGCAAATCGCGATCTAGCGGTAGTACAATCGATTCTTCTGTTTGTCGGCTTTTCTATGGTTTTGGCAAATTTTGGCGTGGATCTCTTATATGGTCTTGTTGATCCGCGCATGAGGCGGCAAGCGACATCCGGAGCGCGACGATGA
- a CDS encoding oligopeptide/dipeptide ABC transporter ATP-binding protein has product MTEFLKASGLVKHFNIRSSFLDRGKPLIAVDNITFVLDKGETLGVVGESGCGKSTMARLVLGMLAPTKGQVSLAGEEVHSRRDRMWRAQRRRMQMVYQNPLGSLDRRMSVGTQVAEPLIIHRQGLTGRDRRDLALETLSLVGLGPENFDSYPHELSGGQRQRVVLARALILSPELLVCDEPISALDVSVAAQVLNLMKEIQSAKNLTYLFISHDLKAVRQIADRIIVMYLGRIVEEAGRDELFRSPRHPYTKALISAIPRANQTPGKATILAGDPPNPMDIPRGCAFHPRCPCAVEKCRRERPPLRSSGSGRKVSCHLEIQSFGRTS; this is encoded by the coding sequence ATGACGGAGTTCCTAAAGGCAAGTGGGCTTGTCAAGCACTTCAACATCCGCAGTTCATTCCTTGACAGAGGTAAGCCCCTGATCGCGGTCGACAACATTACCTTTGTTCTGGATAAGGGCGAAACGCTCGGGGTCGTCGGGGAGTCAGGCTGTGGTAAATCGACGATGGCGCGCCTGGTGCTTGGTATGCTTGCGCCCACCAAGGGGCAAGTGTCGCTGGCCGGCGAGGAGGTTCACTCTCGTAGGGATCGCATGTGGCGAGCACAAAGACGAAGAATGCAGATGGTGTATCAAAATCCGCTCGGCTCCCTTGATCGGCGCATGTCGGTTGGAACGCAAGTTGCCGAGCCGCTGATTATTCATCGGCAGGGATTGACGGGAAGAGATCGGCGGGATTTGGCGCTGGAGACACTCTCTTTGGTGGGCCTTGGCCCTGAGAATTTCGATAGCTATCCGCATGAGCTATCGGGCGGCCAACGCCAGCGGGTCGTCCTCGCCCGTGCCCTTATTTTGAGCCCCGAACTGCTTGTCTGCGACGAGCCCATATCTGCACTCGATGTGTCGGTCGCCGCTCAGGTTCTCAACTTAATGAAGGAGATACAATCTGCGAAAAATTTGACCTACCTCTTCATCAGCCACGACCTCAAGGCGGTGCGCCAAATCGCCGATCGAATTATAGTCATGTACCTGGGGCGGATTGTCGAGGAGGCCGGTCGGGACGAGCTCTTTCGCAGCCCTCGCCATCCCTATACGAAGGCACTCATTTCGGCCATTCCACGCGCCAACCAGACGCCGGGAAAGGCAACGATACTGGCTGGCGACCCGCCAAATCCCATGGATATTCCCAGGGGATGCGCCTTTCATCCTCGTTGTCCTTGCGCCGTCGAAAAATGCCGGCGAGAAAGGCCGCCGCTGCGGTCGAGCGGCTCCGGGCGGAAGGTCTCATGTCATCTGGAAATTCAATCCTTCGGTCGAACGAGCTGA
- a CDS encoding ABC transporter ATP-binding protein produces the protein MQPFFQIKDLELQIERGGRTAMLLNGVNLDIERGEAVGVVGESGCGKSITWLAVLGVLGQQMRVTGRALLEGRDLLAIKAQEMTKIRGKRIAMIFQDPTSSLNPIRTVGWQISESLVQHKGLSWGTARIQAKRLLDQVRIADPARRMSQYPHELSGGMNQRIMIAMALAGEPDLLIADEPTTALDVTVQAQILELLNDIRRDRKMSLLLISHDLGMVSQACDRIAVMYAGQVLEFARAEEIWNNGRHPYTRGLIASDPGIAGPVLPRRTMPGTLPNPFSMPEGCAFAPRCDFAHAKCLHSMPLLRDVGGNHQVACVNAGRGAMLMRSPKAEAIA, from the coding sequence ATGCAGCCTTTTTTTCAAATCAAGGATCTCGAATTGCAGATCGAACGCGGCGGCCGCACCGCGATGCTTCTCAACGGTGTCAATCTCGACATCGAAAGAGGTGAAGCGGTCGGTGTGGTCGGCGAGTCCGGGTGCGGCAAGAGCATAACCTGGTTGGCGGTTCTGGGCGTTCTTGGACAGCAGATGCGAGTCACCGGTCGTGCGCTGTTGGAAGGCCGCGATCTTCTTGCGATCAAGGCGCAAGAAATGACCAAGATCCGTGGCAAGCGTATCGCGATGATCTTTCAAGATCCCACCTCTTCGCTCAACCCGATTCGAACCGTGGGATGGCAGATCAGCGAGTCGCTCGTCCAGCACAAAGGACTGAGCTGGGGTACGGCACGTATCCAGGCAAAACGGCTGCTCGACCAGGTTCGGATAGCCGACCCGGCACGGCGCATGAGCCAATATCCTCACGAGCTCTCCGGGGGAATGAACCAAAGGATCATGATCGCGATGGCGCTGGCGGGAGAGCCGGATCTGTTGATCGCCGACGAGCCGACAACCGCCTTGGACGTAACGGTACAGGCCCAGATCCTGGAACTCCTCAATGACATAAGGCGGGACCGTAAGATGTCCCTACTCCTGATATCCCACGATCTGGGCATGGTGTCGCAGGCTTGCGATCGGATTGCGGTGATGTATGCCGGGCAAGTGCTCGAATTCGCTCGGGCGGAAGAGATTTGGAACAACGGTCGCCATCCCTATACGCGCGGACTGATTGCATCCGACCCTGGCATCGCAGGGCCGGTTTTGCCTCGTCGAACGATGCCGGGTACGCTGCCCAACCCCTTCTCAATGCCCGAGGGGTGCGCCTTCGCTCCACGGTGTGATTTCGCGCATGCCAAATGCCTGCACAGCATGCCTTTATTGCGGGACGTTGGGGGAAACCATCAAGTAGCCTGCGTGAATGCGGGCAGAGGCGCCATGCTCATGCGTTCGCCGAAGGCCGAGGCAATCGCATGA
- a CDS encoding phosphodiesterase has protein sequence MMIIAHLSDLHIRKADRGLAFGRIDTTALAEKAIEKIEGLRPRPDIVVITGDLTDCGRLEEYQHLRAMLDRLSMPVHLVLGNHDVRANFLSVFPEKQSKIKDFAFVQECGEYENLRVIGLDTLVAGEGHGELCAPRLQWLRERLSERPDTPTIILTHHAPFKIGSEFYDTVRLTAGSDALKEIVEANKQIVRFLCGHHHRAIDCLWAGTLASIAPAVVNANHLELGAVRVPRAIAEPAAFKLHVSVPGYGFVSHTAFVDDFGGPFEANPDPEYPALRSFLLDTGLAV, from the coding sequence ATGATGATTATCGCGCATCTGAGCGATCTGCATATCCGCAAGGCCGACAGGGGCTTGGCTTTCGGTCGTATCGACACGACCGCCCTGGCCGAAAAAGCTATTGAGAAGATCGAGGGCCTGAGGCCAAGACCGGATATTGTCGTCATAACCGGAGATCTCACGGATTGCGGCCGCCTCGAGGAATATCAGCATTTGCGGGCCATGCTGGACCGGCTATCCATGCCGGTACATCTCGTGCTTGGCAATCATGACGTCCGAGCGAATTTCCTCAGCGTTTTTCCGGAGAAGCAGAGCAAGATCAAGGATTTTGCCTTCGTTCAGGAATGCGGTGAGTACGAAAACCTGCGCGTGATAGGGTTGGACACGCTTGTCGCCGGCGAGGGTCATGGAGAGCTGTGTGCGCCACGCTTGCAATGGCTTCGCGAAAGGCTTTCCGAGCGGCCCGATACGCCAACGATCATCCTGACGCATCATGCACCTTTCAAGATCGGATCCGAGTTCTACGACACTGTAAGGCTGACGGCAGGCAGCGACGCATTGAAGGAAATCGTCGAAGCAAACAAACAAATCGTCCGATTCCTGTGCGGTCATCATCATCGTGCGATCGATTGCCTCTGGGCTGGCACGCTGGCATCGATCGCGCCGGCTGTTGTCAACGCCAACCACCTCGAACTCGGCGCAGTGAGAGTCCCCCGCGCCATAGCGGAACCGGCGGCGTTCAAGCTTCATGTTTCCGTTCCTGGCTATGGCTTCGTATCGCATACCGCCTTCGTCGACGACTTCGGGGGGCCGTTCGAGGCCAATCCAGATCCGGAATATCCAGCGCTCCGCTCGTTTCTGCTCGATACCGGTTTGGCCGTGTAG
- a CDS encoding ABC transporter substrate-binding protein, producing MGVQDNPPQLDPLRLTTNVTFRVASNIYDSLIRIDHARNGELSPGLADSWQQIDTCTWDFTIRDGVRFHDGSVLTSEDVAFTFGPGRMLTEGLPGQSVSRQFFGGLARVEAVGPLKVRFVTKAVDPLFQFRLAGWGSQIVSKSAFERIGDWDKWAMAPIGTGPYRVEQAKTGEMIKLVSHDAYWGGRPPFSSITFKVMPEAASRVNALAAGDVHIITEVTPDQVTDIQGRSRLEVVGGAINNIRVLNYGTLGGPLADRTIRMALNLAIDRSLIAQQLFGGKVTVPRGFQWPEYGDLYIKDYPTPAYDPDAARQALKRAGYSGQPIEYRTQANYYTAELDTAQALQQMWQSVGVNVQLKVCENFTQVFAQPNNAIFNGSINMVYPDLMGSIYPLYGPNGFIHYQAKSWDNPEFDRIGETLATTLDVNERRQLHRRALDIFGEIDPPGTVLHETAMLYGKQANVPWSPQRTPMMDFGPFSVRS from the coding sequence GTGGGTGTTCAAGACAATCCACCGCAGCTCGACCCGCTTCGCCTCACCACGAATGTAACCTTTCGCGTGGCGTCGAACATTTACGACAGCCTGATCCGCATCGATCATGCGCGCAACGGCGAACTTTCACCCGGTCTGGCGGACTCATGGCAGCAGATCGATACTTGCACATGGGATTTTACCATCCGGGATGGCGTCCGCTTCCATGACGGGTCCGTTCTAACGAGTGAGGATGTCGCCTTTACCTTCGGACCTGGCCGGATGCTGACCGAAGGCCTGCCGGGACAAAGTGTGTCTCGCCAATTCTTCGGTGGCCTTGCAAGGGTCGAGGCAGTCGGCCCTCTCAAGGTAAGGTTTGTCACAAAGGCGGTCGATCCGCTCTTTCAATTCAGGTTGGCGGGATGGGGCAGCCAGATCGTCAGTAAATCGGCTTTCGAACGGATTGGAGATTGGGACAAATGGGCGATGGCTCCGATTGGAACGGGTCCCTATCGGGTCGAACAGGCAAAGACTGGGGAGATGATCAAACTGGTCTCCCATGATGCCTATTGGGGGGGGCGGCCGCCATTTTCCTCGATCACCTTCAAGGTCATGCCGGAGGCGGCGAGTCGTGTGAACGCGCTGGCAGCCGGTGATGTCCATATCATTACCGAGGTAACTCCTGATCAGGTCACCGACATCCAGGGCCGATCCCGCCTGGAGGTCGTTGGCGGTGCGATCAACAATATCCGCGTTCTCAATTATGGAACGCTTGGCGGGCCCTTGGCTGATCGAACAATTCGCATGGCACTCAATCTCGCCATCGACAGAAGCCTCATTGCTCAGCAACTTTTCGGCGGAAAGGTAACTGTTCCCCGCGGCTTTCAATGGCCGGAATATGGTGATCTATATATCAAGGATTATCCGACGCCCGCCTATGACCCCGACGCAGCCAGACAGGCTCTCAAGCGGGCAGGATATTCCGGGCAGCCGATCGAATATCGTACGCAGGCAAACTATTACACGGCCGAACTCGACACCGCTCAGGCCCTTCAGCAGATGTGGCAGAGCGTGGGCGTGAACGTGCAGCTTAAGGTTTGCGAGAACTTTACGCAGGTCTTCGCCCAACCAAACAACGCCATATTCAACGGCTCCATCAATATGGTCTATCCGGACCTGATGGGATCGATCTATCCGCTGTATGGACCCAACGGCTTCATCCACTACCAGGCCAAGAGCTGGGACAATCCGGAATTCGATCGCATCGGCGAAACGCTCGCGACGACGCTGGACGTCAACGAACGGCGGCAGCTTCATCGTCGCGCGTTGGACATATTCGGTGAGATCGACCCGCCCGGCACGGTTCTACACGAGACGGCAATGCTTTACGGCAAGCAAGCCAATGTGCCTTGGTCACCCCAACGCACGCCAATGATGGACTTCGGACCTTTCAGCGTCCGATCGTAA
- the phnF gene encoding phosphonate metabolism transcriptional regulator PhnF — protein MLDDTAQLVSELPRWRQIELSILREIDAGAFKIGEKLPGENALAPHFGVTRTTVRRALTELQNKGILRIEQGRGAFVERRLQYGLGPDSSFMANLRDASLTPAAQILHRFEIAAPADVAAKLDMATGSPIFIIDTIGEASGTIISVTRHHLPVDFFPDASSRVQAFSCITEVYKQFGFKRSRRTNCVIEARLPTPDEASRLGQPRTEPILEVRSVKRAGERAIDYTVARFSAARVSVSVDN, from the coding sequence ATGCTTGATGATACCGCTCAGCTTGTGAGCGAACTTCCGCGCTGGCGACAAATTGAGCTGTCCATCCTGAGGGAGATCGACGCGGGTGCGTTCAAGATCGGTGAAAAACTGCCGGGCGAAAATGCTCTTGCCCCCCACTTTGGTGTAACTCGGACGACGGTGCGACGCGCACTAACCGAACTTCAAAATAAAGGTATACTGCGTATCGAACAGGGCCGCGGCGCATTTGTCGAGCGTCGGCTGCAATATGGGTTGGGACCTGACTCTTCCTTTATGGCAAATCTCCGCGACGCGAGCCTCACGCCGGCAGCACAAATCCTGCATCGTTTCGAGATCGCCGCACCGGCCGACGTCGCCGCAAAGCTTGACATGGCCACTGGCTCGCCGATTTTCATCATCGACACGATTGGCGAGGCAAGCGGGACGATTATTTCAGTCACGCGGCATCATCTACCCGTGGATTTCTTCCCGGACGCTTCAAGCAGGGTACAGGCTTTTTCCTGCATCACCGAAGTTTACAAGCAGTTCGGATTTAAGCGATCACGCCGGACCAACTGTGTGATTGAAGCCCGTCTTCCCACCCCGGATGAGGCGAGCCGGTTGGGTCAACCGCGCACGGAGCCGATCCTCGAAGTTCGGAGCGTTAAGCGGGCGGGGGAAAGGGCGATTGATTACACGGTCGCCCGATTTTCTGCAGCTCGGGTCTCTGTCTCCGTCGACAATTGA